One region of Mus musculus strain C57BL/6J chromosome 15, GRCm38.p6 C57BL/6J genomic DNA includes:
- the Gpr20 gene encoding G-protein coupled receptor 20 isoform X1, translating into MPSALSMRPWDAALPNTTAAAWTNGSVPEMPLFHHFARLDEELQATFPSLWQALMVVHGTIFLAGLVLNGLALYVFCCRTRAKTPSVTYTINLVVTDLLVGLSLPTRFAVFYGARGCLRCAFPHVLGYFLNMHCSILFLTCICVDRYLAIVQPEGSRRWRQPACAKAVCIFVWLAAGVVTLSVLGVKSGGRSCCRVFALTVLEFLLPLLVISVFTGRIMCALSRPGLLRQGRQRRVRAMQLLLTVLVIFLVCFTPFHARQVAVALWPNVPKHTSLVAYHVAVTLSSLNSCMDPIVYCFITSGFQATVRGLFYQRGEEFKPSSMDVVSMHKSTKASAPIHILSIGSHTLTQPLTNGPEP; encoded by the coding sequence ATGCCCTCTGCGTTGTCTATGAGGCCCTGGGATGCTGCACTCCCCAACACCACTGCAGCAGCATGGACCAATGGAAGTGTGCCGGAGATGCCCCTGTTCCATCACTTTGCCCGGCTGGATGAGGAACTGCAAGCCACCTTCCCCAGCCTGTGGCAAGCACTAATGGTCGTGCACGGCACCATCTTCCTTGCCGGGCTGGTGCTCAACGGACTGGCACTGTATGTCTTCTGCTGTCGCACGCGGGCCAAGACCCCTTCAGTCACCTATACCATCAACCTGGTGGTGACTGACCTGCTAGTGGGCCTGTCCCTGCCCACACGCTTTGCTGTCTTCTACGGTGCCCGAGGCTGTCTGCGCTGTGCCTTCCCTCATGTCCTGGGCTACTTCCTCAACATGCACTGTTCCATCCTCTTCCTCACCTGCATCTGCGTGGACCGCTACCTGGCCATTGTGCAACCCGAGGGTTCCCGCCGCTGGCGCCAGCCGGCCTGCGCCAAGGCCGTGTGCATCTTTGTGTGGCTGGCAGCAGGAGTCGTGACCCTGTCTGTGCTGGGTGTGAAGTCGGGTGGACGATCATGCTGCCGTGTCTTTGCTCTGACCGTTCTGGAgttcctgctgcctctgctggtCATCAGCGTGTTCACAGGCCGGATCATGTGTGCGCTGTCGAGGCCGGGTCTGCTACGCCAGGGCCGTCAGCGGCGCGTGAGGGCCATGCAGCTGCTGCTCACGGTGCTGGTCATCTTCCTGGTCTGTTTCACACCCTTCCATGCCCGCCAGGTGGCTGTGGCACTGTGGCCTAACGTACCTAAGCATACCAGCCTTGTGGCTTACCACGTGGCTGTCACCCTCAGCAGCCTCAACAGCTGCATGGACCCCATTGTCTACTGTTTCATCACCAGTGGCTTCCAGGCCACTGTCCGAGGCCTCTTCTACCAGCGTGGAGAAGAATTCAAGCCCAGCAGTATGGATGTGGTCAGCATGCACAAGAGCACCAAGGCCTCAGCTCCCATTCACATCCTCAGCATCGGTTCCCACACCCTTACCCAGCCTTTGACCAACGGGCCTGAGCCGTAG